One Myxococcaceae bacterium JPH2 genomic window, GCGGCTTCACCGCGCTCCAGGGCCTGGACCTCCAGATTCCCCGTGGTGCCTTCTACGCGTACCTGGGGCCCAACGGCGCCGGCAAGTCCACCTCCATCGCGCTCCTGACCGGCGTGTATGGCCCGGACGCGGGCACCATCCAGATGCTGGGCATGGACGCCGTTCGCCAGCCCATGGAGGTGAAGCGGCGCGTGGGCGTGGTCCCCGAGGAGCTGAGCCTCTTCGAGCGCCTCACGGGTCGCCAATACCTCACCTTCTGCGCGCGCATGTACGGCTTGGACGGAGACGAGGCCGCCGCCCGCGCCACCGAGCTGCTGGAGCTGACGGAACTCACGTACAAGGCCGGCTCGCTGGTGGCCGAGTACTCCAAGGGCATGCGGCGGCGGCTGGCCATCGCGGCGGCGCTCATCCACGCCCCGGAGCTGGTGCTGCTCGATGAGCCCTTCGAGGGCATCGACGTGCTCGCCGCGGGCGTCATCCGCGAGCTGCTGCGCGAGCTGAGCCGGCGCGGCGTGACGCTGCTGTTGACGACGCACGTGCTGGAGATCGCCGACCGGCTGGCCACGCACGCCGGAGTCATCCGAGGCGGGCAGATGCTCGACCAGGGGCCGGTGGGCGCACTGCTGGAGCGCCACGGGGCCAGCTCGCTGGAGGCGGTGTTCGAGAAGCTCATCGCGGTGCCGGCGGC contains:
- a CDS encoding ABC transporter ATP-binding protein, producing the protein MTPPSPADLAVDARGLVKRFGGFTALQGLDLQIPRGAFYAYLGPNGAGKSTSIALLTGVYGPDAGTIQMLGMDAVRQPMEVKRRVGVVPEELSLFERLTGRQYLTFCARMYGLDGDEAAARATELLELTELTYKAGSLVAEYSKGMRRRLAIAAALIHAPELVLLDEPFEGIDVLAAGVIRELLRELSRRGVTLLLTTHVLEIADRLATHAGVIRGGQMLDQGPVGALLERHGASSLEAVFEKLIAVPAARNARLSFYAEAPAPVGALHRESA